A window from Vibrio cortegadensis encodes these proteins:
- the plsB gene encoding glycerol-3-phosphate 1-O-acyltransferase PlsB, translated as MSSGHSFSRSLLKLPMSLLVKGTAIPSDPIEDHSIDINKPIVYALPFRSSVDLLTLQKHALEFGLPDPLSPLEINGQSFKRFVFISSRPTIVQNDQHVPSDSISLFSELLKLHSLDSELDVQVIPATVLWGRKPGKEDKQKPYLQAMNGLQKAKAVIVSGRDCLVRFSPVVSLRHMADTHGTDETIAHKLARVARIHFSRQKLAASGPNLPNRMVLFDRLLKSAVIEKAIEEEAQAKNIPIEKVRKEAQAIMDEIAANFSYSLIRNGQKILGWVWNKIYQGLNINNAATVRRLAQDGHEIVYVPCHRSHMDYLLLSYVLYHEGMVPPHIAAGINLNFFPAGPIFRRGGAFFIRRSFKGNKLYSTIFREYLAELFTKGYSVEYFSEGGRSRTGRLLQAKTGMLAMTIQAMLRGLDRPVTLVPVYIGYEHVMEVGTYAKELRGKRKEKENASLVLRTIRKLRNFGQGYVNFGEPIPLNQYLNEHAPEWNKDIDAMGTTKPQWLNPVVNQLATKMMTHINDAAATNALTLCATALLASRQRALSRDSLISQIDCYLSILRNIPYSATSTIPSESAAELVKHAESLNKFVIESDSMGDIISLDRNQSILMTYYRNNIIHLVALPSLIAQMLIRHRHLSIQQVQENVANIYPFLKKELFLSYEDEQLDGVVTAIVNELSQQKMLTIDDDVISINESNSQTLMLLGRTITETLQRYSITMNLLVSNPELGKSDLEQKSQDIAQRLGRLHGINAPEFFDKGVFSAMFNTLKEQDYLDQDGNCDLEKTREFSNLLFSMLYPEIRLTIQESAYHA; from the coding sequence ATGTCTTCAGGGCACTCTTTCTCACGTTCATTACTAAAATTACCCATGTCATTATTGGTAAAAGGAACGGCTATTCCTTCAGATCCTATTGAAGACCATAGTATTGATATCAATAAACCCATTGTTTATGCATTGCCTTTTCGCTCCAGTGTCGACCTACTGACTCTTCAAAAACATGCTCTAGAGTTCGGGCTACCCGATCCACTTTCACCTTTAGAGATCAATGGCCAATCCTTTAAACGTTTTGTGTTTATCTCATCACGACCTACGATTGTTCAAAATGATCAGCATGTTCCAAGTGATTCAATTTCGTTATTCTCAGAGCTACTAAAATTACATAGCTTGGATTCTGAGTTAGACGTACAGGTTATCCCTGCGACGGTACTTTGGGGTCGCAAGCCAGGTAAAGAAGATAAACAGAAGCCGTACTTGCAAGCGATGAATGGTTTACAAAAAGCGAAAGCCGTTATCGTATCTGGCCGAGACTGCCTCGTTCGCTTTAGCCCTGTGGTATCACTACGCCATATGGCAGATACCCACGGCACCGACGAAACTATCGCGCACAAATTAGCTCGAGTGGCTCGAATTCACTTTTCTCGCCAAAAACTGGCAGCATCTGGCCCTAACTTACCTAATCGCATGGTGCTGTTTGATCGCTTACTGAAATCAGCGGTTATTGAGAAAGCGATTGAAGAAGAAGCACAAGCCAAAAACATCCCGATAGAGAAAGTGCGCAAAGAAGCTCAAGCGATCATGGATGAAATTGCTGCGAACTTCTCATATTCGCTCATCCGAAATGGTCAAAAAATATTGGGCTGGGTATGGAATAAAATCTATCAAGGTCTGAATATTAATAATGCGGCAACCGTGCGTCGTTTAGCACAAGATGGACATGAAATCGTTTATGTTCCTTGTCACCGCAGCCACATGGACTACTTACTACTTTCTTATGTGCTTTATCATGAAGGTATGGTTCCACCACATATTGCCGCTGGTATTAACTTAAACTTCTTCCCTGCGGGTCCTATTTTCCGCCGTGGTGGCGCGTTCTTTATTCGCCGTAGCTTTAAAGGCAATAAATTATATTCGACTATTTTCCGTGAGTATTTAGCAGAGTTGTTCACTAAAGGTTACTCTGTCGAATATTTCAGTGAAGGTGGACGCTCTCGTACTGGCCGCTTGCTGCAAGCGAAAACAGGTATGCTTGCGATGACGATTCAAGCCATGCTCCGTGGATTGGATCGCCCTGTTACGTTAGTTCCGGTTTACATCGGCTACGAGCACGTAATGGAAGTGGGCACTTACGCCAAAGAGCTACGCGGTAAACGCAAAGAGAAAGAGAATGCGAGTTTAGTTCTACGAACCATTCGTAAACTGCGTAATTTCGGCCAAGGGTACGTGAACTTTGGTGAGCCAATTCCTCTGAATCAATACCTAAATGAACATGCTCCTGAGTGGAATAAAGATATTGATGCGATGGGCACAACCAAACCACAATGGCTAAACCCTGTGGTTAATCAACTTGCCACTAAGATGATGACGCATATCAATGATGCTGCTGCCACCAACGCGTTAACTTTATGTGCCACCGCTCTATTGGCTTCTCGTCAGCGTGCATTATCTCGTGATTCATTGATCTCTCAGATTGACTGTTATCTATCGATCTTAAGAAACATCCCTTACTCAGCAACCAGTACAATTCCAAGTGAGAGTGCGGCTGAGTTAGTGAAACACGCGGAGTCACTGAATAAGTTTGTAATCGAATCTGACAGCATGGGTGACATCATTTCACTCGATCGCAACCAGTCGATTTTGATGACTTACTATCGCAATAACATCATTCATTTAGTTGCCTTGCCTTCGCTCATTGCACAGATGTTGATTCGTCATCGCCACTTATCGATTCAACAAGTCCAAGAGAATGTTGCGAACATTTATCCTTTCTTAAAGAAAGAGCTGTTCTTAAGCTATGAAGATGAGCAGTTAGATGGCGTAGTAACGGCGATTGTGAATGAACTTTCTCAACAGAAAATGCTCACGATTGATGACGATGTCATCTCAATCAATGAATCAAATAGCCAGACGTTAATGCTGCTAGGACGCACGATTACAGAGACGCTACAACGCTACTCGATTACGATGAATTTATTGGTATCAAACCCTGAGCTAGGTAAATCAGATTTAGAACAGAAGAGCCAAGATATCGCTCAGCGCTTAGGTCGCCTACACGGTATCAATGCACCAGAATTCTTCGATAAAGGCGTGTTCTCTGCGATGTTCAATACATTGAAAGAACAAGATTATCTCGACCAAGATGGTAACTGTGACTTAGAGAAAACGCGTGAATTCTCTAATCTACTGTTTTCTATGCTTTACCCAGAGATACGCCTAACCATTCAAGAAAGTGCTTACCACGCTTAA
- the ubiA gene encoding 4-hydroxybenzoate octaprenyltransferase produces MTASKARAYWQLMRMDRPIGTLLLLWPTLWALIISAQGIPDVSVLVVFVAGVILMRAAGCVINDFADRKVDGHVKRTKSRPLPAGKVSSKEAVGLFLVLAVVSFLLVLTMNPLTIQLSFVGLVLAFIYPFMKRFTHLPQLFLGLAFSWAIPMAWAAQSGELPTLVWFVFGINALWTIGYDTQYAMVDRDDDLNIGIKSTAILFGRFDKMAVGSFQLISLAMLIVLGNWLTLGASYYWALLIVGALFVYQQHLIRHRDRDLCFQAFLNNNYVGMLVTLGLFIAYW; encoded by the coding sequence ATGACAGCATCGAAAGCTCGCGCCTATTGGCAGTTGATGCGTATGGACAGACCGATTGGAACCTTGTTGCTCTTATGGCCGACCCTTTGGGCATTAATTATTTCAGCACAAGGCATCCCAGATGTAAGCGTGCTTGTGGTATTTGTCGCAGGTGTGATTCTAATGCGTGCTGCTGGTTGTGTGATTAATGATTTTGCCGACCGCAAAGTCGATGGGCATGTAAAAAGAACCAAGTCACGTCCATTACCCGCAGGAAAAGTGAGCTCGAAAGAGGCGGTAGGGCTGTTTTTAGTGCTCGCAGTGGTCTCTTTTCTGCTGGTATTAACCATGAACCCACTCACCATTCAGCTCTCTTTTGTCGGGCTTGTGTTAGCGTTCATCTATCCATTCATGAAACGCTTTACCCACTTACCACAACTGTTCCTCGGTTTGGCATTCAGTTGGGCGATTCCTATGGCTTGGGCTGCACAGTCTGGTGAATTACCGACGTTAGTGTGGTTTGTCTTTGGTATTAATGCACTATGGACAATTGGCTACGATACTCAGTATGCCATGGTGGATAGAGATGATGATCTTAATATCGGCATCAAATCGACGGCTATATTATTCGGTCGTTTTGATAAGATGGCGGTAGGGTCTTTTCAGTTAATATCGCTAGCGATGCTGATTGTGCTGGGTAACTGGTTAACGCTAGGGGCGAGTTATTATTGGGCATTGTTAATCGTTGGCGCTCTGTTTGTCTATCAGCAGCACCTAATTCGTCATCGAGATCGTGATCTCTGCTTTCAAGCTTTTTTGAATAATAACTATGTCGGCATGCTTGTCACATTGGGTTTGTTTATTGCTTACTGGTAA
- a CDS encoding chorismate lyase, translating into MNQLTAPYLSYLLEVEWQKIENFVFPSEFAKQWLLEQGSLSRRLGEHCQNLTVELLHNQIVDMSVLKDDEASLLSPQECLLREVVLSGDKQAWVVGRTLIPRSTLIDQQYDLARQGDIPLGLTVFSADAVKRDGLQVGVVMTPDGPLLARRSRLWMNHKPMLVAELFLPTSPIYSKERV; encoded by the coding sequence ATGAATCAACTTACAGCACCTTATCTATCTTATTTATTAGAGGTAGAGTGGCAAAAAATAGAAAATTTCGTGTTTCCGAGTGAATTTGCCAAGCAATGGCTTTTAGAGCAAGGATCACTTTCACGTCGATTAGGTGAGCATTGTCAGAATTTGACGGTTGAACTGTTACATAACCAGATTGTTGATATGTCCGTACTCAAGGATGACGAAGCGAGCTTATTATCTCCTCAAGAATGTTTATTACGAGAAGTGGTGTTGAGTGGTGATAAACAAGCTTGGGTTGTCGGTCGAACACTGATCCCACGTTCAACATTGATTGATCAGCAGTATGATTTAGCAAGGCAAGGAGATATCCCATTAGGGCTGACTGTGTTCAGTGCTGATGCCGTTAAGCGAGATGGCTTACAAGTGGGAGTGGTTATGACTCCTGATGGTCCATTATTGGCTCGTCGCTCTCGGTTATGGATGAACCATAAGCCGATGCTCGTGGCTGAACTATTTTTACCGACATCCCCAATTTACTCTAAGGAGAGAGTGTAA
- a CDS encoding flagellar basal body-associated protein FliL — translation MYKRYITQIFLAFSVLMSLPTIAEEEAAPTLAYFTLEPDLTTNFHTKGKKLGYIQVRIDIMVANSADLATVELHQPLIRDAVIELLGQQSEDTVKSLSGREDLRKVLVDHLNTILLPETGKTLIADLLFTKYLYQ, via the coding sequence ATGTATAAACGTTATATAACCCAGATATTTCTCGCATTCAGCGTTCTTATGTCGCTCCCAACCATTGCGGAAGAAGAAGCGGCTCCAACATTGGCTTACTTTACATTAGAACCGGATCTAACAACCAATTTTCATACCAAAGGTAAGAAGCTTGGCTATATTCAAGTTCGTATCGATATCATGGTCGCTAATTCAGCAGACTTAGCGACGGTGGAGCTTCACCAACCATTAATTCGTGATGCTGTTATTGAGCTACTTGGCCAACAATCAGAAGATACCGTAAAATCACTCTCAGGACGTGAAGATTTGAGAAAAGTGTTAGTTGATCACCTAAATACGATTTTACTCCCTGAAACGGGAAAAACGTTAATCGCCGATCTACTTTTCACAAAATATCTTTATCAATAA